The genomic segment GGTTTTATAGGCTCAAATATTTTGTTTTTTTTATCAATAACTATTGTATTAACACTTTTAATTATAGTTTTATTAACTCTATTTAGCTCAAAATATACAACAAAACCTATACTAATAACAATTTTTATAAGTTCAGCATTTACAGCATATTTTATGGATAGTTATAGTGTTGTTATTGATTCAGAAATGATTAGAAATAGTTTACAAACAAGTTTTAAAGAATCTCTTGATTTATTTAGTTTTAGATTACTTCTTTATATAGTTTTTTTAGCAATTATTCCCTCTTATATTGTTTATAAAACTAGAATAAATTATAAATCATTAAAAGGTGAACTGCTTTCAAAATTAAAAACTATAATATTATCTTTAGTTATTATTTTTATAATAATTTTTAGTTTTTCAAAATTTTATACATCTTTTTTTAGAGAACATAAACCTCTAAGATATAATATAAATCCTATTTATTGGATCTATAGCATTGGAAATTATGTTAATAAAACTTTAGATACAGCGCCAAGTGAAATTAAAGATATTGGTTTGGATTCAAAAGTAGTTGAAGAAGAGAATGAACCCAAAGAGTTGATTATTTTAGTTATTGGAGAGACTGTAAGAGCAGATAGATTTTCATTAAATGGTTATTCTAAAGAGACAAATCCTCTTTTAAAACAAGAAGATCTTGTAAGCTTTACAAATATGACTTCTTGTGGAACTTCAACAGCTCATTCAGTTCCTTGTATGTTCTCTATTTTTCCAAAAGATGACTACAGTTATAAAAAAGGTGCTTCAACAAAAAATGTTTTAGATGTCTTAAATAATACTCAAGATGTTGCAATTTTATGGAGAGATAATAACTCTGATTCAAAAGGAGTAGCGCTTAGAGTTGATTATGAAGATTTTCAAACTCCTAAAACAAATAGTGTTTGTGATGAAGAGTGTAGAGATGAAGGAATGTTGGTTGGTCTTGAAGATTATGTAGAAAAAAACAAAGGTAGAGATATATTAATAGTTCTTCATCAAATGGGAAATCACGGTCCTGCATATTATAAAAGATATCCAAAAGAGTTTGAAAAATTTACACCTGTATGTAAAACAAACCAGCTAGAAAATTGTACGCAAGAAGAGATAAGTAACGCCTATGATAATGCAATTTTATATACTGATTATTTTTTATCAAAAACTATAAATTTTTTAAAAAAATATTCAAAAACTCATGAGGCAGGATTATTGTATGTATCTGACCATGGAGAAAGTCTTGGAGAAAATGGAATATATCTTCATGGTATGCCTTATGCAATAGCTCCAAAAGAACAAACACGAGTTGCATCTCTTATTTGGTTAGATGATGGACAAATGGGTCATGAATACGACAGAAGTAAAATAAAACAAAATAAAGATAAAGAGTACTCACATGATAATTTATTTGATACTCTTTTGGGGCTTTTTGAAGTAAAAACAGAAGTATATAAAAAAGAGTTAGATATTTTAGATGAAGCTAGAAAAGAAGACTAAACAAATTATATTTACAGCCTTTTTACTTTTGGCTGTAATTTCAATGTTTCAATTTACAGATTTTGATATAGAATTTCAATCTCTTTTTTATAATTTTGAAACAAAATCTTGGATTTTATCAAAAGATAATTATTTAGAAGATTTAATTTTTTATAGTGGATTTAAAAAACTATTTATAATATTTGCATCTATTATTCTCATTGCAACAATTTTATCTTTTTTTAAAAGAATTAAAATATTAGAAAAATACAAAAAAGGTTTATTAATAGTATGCTTGAGTACTATTTTAGTTCCTTCTTTAGCTTCTTTAAAAAGTGTTACAAATGTTCCTTGTCCTGTAGATATTATAGAATTTGGAGGAGATTCAATTGATGTAAAAATTCTTGAATCATATCCAAAAGATTATATTCAAGAAAAAAAACAAAGATGTTGGCCAGCTGGTCATGCAACAATAGGTTTTTCTTTGATGGCTCTATATTTTTTATTTAAAAAGCCTAGAAATCAAAAAATTGCTCTAGCTTTTGGTGTAACTGTAGGTGTATTAACTGGCGGATATAAAATATTAATTGGTGACCACTTTTTAAGTCATACATTAGTTACTATGATATTAGCTTGGTTAGTAATTTTGATTATTCATAAATTAATAATAAGGGAAAACTTTGAGAAATCAACCAAAATATAACTTTTTTAAAAATACATCTTATGCATTAAAAGGTTTAATTGACTTAATAAAAAATGAAACTTCATTTAAAATTGAGCTAATAGTAACAATTCTTCTAATTCCTGTAATTATTTTTATTGATACAAACTTAACAAATAAAGCTATTTTATTTATAACTTTAATGGGAATGATTTTAGCTGAAGCCATAAATAGTGCAATAGAAAGAGTTGTAGATTTAGTAACTCTTGAACATAATCCTATGGCTGGTCGAGCTAAGGATGTTGGAAGTACTATTGTATTTATTAGTATATCTATTTTTGCAATTACATGGTTAATTATATTATTTGATATATGTAAATAAATTGTCAAGTAAAAAAACATAATATCTTGAAACTATTCTTTTACAATTCTAAATATAAAAAAATATTTAGGAGTAAATTATGAAAGCATTTCTAATAGCAACTTTGGTTGCTACTTTAAGTTTTAGTGCTACTGTTGATGATTTTTTAAACTCTTTAAAACAAGAAGTTTTAAAGATAGATTTATCTTTCAAAGGTTTTGATTACAAAAGAGGTGAAGAAATCTTCTTATCAAAACATATTGGGAAAAAAGGTGAATTAATCTCTTGTGCATCTTGTCATGGTACAAATTTATACGAAGCAAATCAAAATCATTTTACAGGCAAAACGATAGATGCTCTATCTCCAAAAGCAAATCCAAACAGATTTACAAATAAAGCAGAAATCGAAAAATGGTTAAAAAGAAATTTCAATGATGTTTATAATCGTGAAGGAACTGCACTTGAAAAAGGTGATGTAATTACTTACATCATAAATAAATAAAAGGAGCGAACAATGAAAAAAATAATCCTTTTAGGACTTACTAGCTCTTTATTATTTGCTGGTAGTATGAGTGTATCTATTAAACCAGTAGATAATACGATTTATGAAAAAGAGTGTGGTAGTTGCCATTTTGCATATCCAGCAGGACTACTTCCTAGTAACTCTTGGAATAAAATGATGTCAAATTTAAGTGACCACTTTGGTGATGATGCAAGTGTAGATGAAAAAACTTTTCAAACTCTATCAAGCTATTTAAATGAAAATAGTGCTGAAAAAAGTATGCAATATAAAAGAAGTAGAAAAATAGTTGAGAATTTAAATGGGGTTATTCCTGATTCTATTTCTAAAATGCCTTATATGAAGAAAAAACATAAAGATATAAAAGAACATTTAATTACTCAAAAAGAGGTTAAAGGTTTGTTTAACTGTACAGCTTGTCATCAAAATGCTAAAAAAGGTATTTTTAGTGATGATGATGTAAAAATTCCAAATTATGGAAAATGGGAGAAAAATTAATATGAAAAAATCATATATTTGGTCACTACCAACAAGAGTTTTTCACTTTTTATTTGCTCTGTTTATTCTAATTGCTTTTTTAACAGACGATGATAAACTTCTTAACTACCATGCAATTGCTGGTTACTCTATTTTTATTTTATTAGTTTTTAGAGTGTACTGGGGATATTTTGGTCCAAAATACTCTTTATTTAAAGATTTTCCAGCAAATAAAAATGAAGCTAAAGAGTTTTTAAAAAATATCTTCGATGATAAACAAAAGTACATAGGTCACAATCCATTAGCATCTTATGTGATGATAGCTATGCTAATTGTTACTTTTATTGTAATTGTTACAGGTATTTTAGCTTATGGAATACAAGATGGAAAGGGAATAGCATCTTTTTTAAATGACTCTTTTTTTAAAAAAATAAAACTTTTTAAAGAAATTCATGAATTTTCTGCAAATTTTCTTATTTTTTTAATTGTTGCACATTTAGCTGGAATTGCTGTTGATAGATTACTTCATAAAAAGCATGAAACTCTAAATTCAATTGCAACTGGATATAAAATGACGCAAGAAGATGAGAGCATAAAACTATCATTTTTACAAAAACTATTTGCTATTTTTATCTTTATAGCTTTTATAGCTTTTTTGATTTTTAATATTTATAAACCAAATAATGCCTTAGTTGCTTCAAAATTTGAGCCAATTGATTATAAAACACAAAATATATCTTTTGTAAATGAGTGTGGAAGTTGTCACACTCTTTATCCCACCAAATTTATTGCCTAAAAAATCATGGGAATTAATAATGGGTGATTTAGAAAATCATTTTGGAGATGATGCCAGTTTAGATGAAAAAACAAATGAAAATATTCTAAGCTTTTTATTAAAAAATAGTGCAGAAACTTCAACTATGAAAGCTAGTTGGAATTTTATAAATTCAATAGGCAATAAAGATATAATTGCTTTAACTAAAACTACTTATTGGGAAAAAAAGCACAAAGATATTCCAAAAGATGTTTTCAAAAATGAAAAAGTAAAAAGTGTTGCAAACTGTAAAGCTTGTCATAGTGATATAGAAAAAGGATTAATCGAAAATGAAAATATTAAAGATATTTCTGATTTTATGTAGTATATTTTTGTTTTTAAATGGTGAGGATGATTACAAAAAATATAAGCACTCTTACAAAAATTTAGATTATTTAAATTTAGATGATAAACAAGTAAAAGCTATAAAAAATATTCTTTTAGAGCTAAAAGATGAATATAAAGATTTTTATGAATATAAAGAAGATATTGAAGATGATATTGAAGATTTAATAGAAGAGTCAAATTTTAATGAAAATTTATATATACAAAAAACTATGGAAATAAAAAGAAAAGCTACAATTTTAGAAGCAAAAAGAATAAAAAAGATATTAGAAATTTTAAATGAAGAGCAAAGAGATGAATTTGCAGATCATTTCAAGGAGTGGATAATTGAATAAAAAAATTTTACTAGTTGAAGATGATTTACAAATGCAATCTTTGATAGTTGATTATCTAAAAGATTATGGATTTATTGTCACTGCTTTTGATAATCCAAAAGATGTTTTAGAAGATTTTAAAACAAACAATGACTACTCTATTATAATTTTAGATTTAATGCTTCCATTTATGGATGGTTTTGATCTATTTAACAAACTAAAAGAGATAAAAAATATACCTATAATTATCTCAACTGCAAGAGGAGATATAGGAAATAAGATACACGGTTTTGAACTTGGAGCTGATGATTATCTTGCAAAACCCTATGAACCAAGAGAGTTGGTTTTAAGAATAGAGTCTATTTTAAAAAGAAATTCAAATAAATCTTTCAAAGTTGGTGATTTTACAATAGATAAAGACAATCGAGCTGTTTTAATAGATGATTATGCAATTGATTTTACTAAAATAGAGTTTGAAATTTTTATCTACTTAGTTGAAAATAAAAATAAAATATCTTCAAGAGAGCAGATTTTAAATGCGAGTTCTTTAGATTTTAATACAAAAAATAGAACTATTGATATGCACATATCAAATATTAGAGCAAAAATTGGTGATGATTCAAAAAACCCTAAATATATAAAATCTGTTTGGGGAATTGGTTATAAGTTTGTAGGCTAAAATGTCAATTTTTAAAAAATTAACTTTTCTTTTTATTATTAGTTTTGTGTTAATGACTGTAATTGGCTTGTGGATTGATAATATAAATTCAAAAAGAGTTGATAATTTTGCAAAAGAAAAATATCTAAAAGTTATTGATGATATTTTTAAAAATATAGAAAATAAAAATTATATAGAGACATTAATTTTAAAAAATAGTTTAGAAATAGTGCCTGTTTTAGACAATAATGATTTAGAAACTATATATTCTCAGAACTCTACATTTGGTTATATCTCTATCTTAAAATATAAATCATCAAATATCTATATTCTAAAAATAAAATATTTGGATGAGTTATATATTTTTAAAGCCTTTGAAGAAGAGAGTTTAAGTGATAAAAATATTTTAAATATATTGGTATTTTTGGATATTTTTGCACTTTTAATGATGTTTTTATTTATAATTAAACTTCTAAGTCCATTAAAAACTATAACAAAAGATATAAAAGCTTTTGCAAATGGTAATTTATCAACAAGAATAGATATAAAATCCAATGATGAGATTGGAACTTTGGCAAATAGTTTTAATAAAATGGCAAGTTCACTTGAAAATTCAATAAAAACAAGAGAAGAGCTACTTCGTGATATCGGGCATGAGTTAAGAACTCCAATAGCTAAAGGAAAGTTTGCAATAGAAAAAATATATAACTCTTCTCAAAAAGAGCTTCTTAAAAAGATTTTTAATGATTTAGAAAGACTTACAAGCGAACTTATAGAACTTGAAAAACTAAATATTTCAAAATTAAATCTAACAACATTTAGTGCAGAGACTTTAGTTTTAGAATCTTTAGGAAAACTATATTTAGAAGATGAATCAAAAATAGAGATAAAAATCTTTGAAGATTTTAAAATAAATGCGGATTTAGATTATTTATCAATTGCACTTAAAAATCTAATTGATAATGCTTTAAAGTATGCTACAGATTTTCCAATTATTATAAAAGTTGGTAAAAATCAAATCTCTATTTTAAATAG from the Aliarcobacter cryaerophilus ATCC 43158 genome contains:
- a CDS encoding cytochrome C, producing the protein MGDLENHFGDDASLDEKTNENILSFLLKNSAETSTMKASWNFINSIGNKDIIALTKTTYWEKKHKDIPKDVFKNEKVKSVANCKACHSDIEKGLIENENIKDISDFM
- a CDS encoding phosphoethanolamine transferase, giving the protein MLQLSQNRVIIISSIFLTLFYNYKFFKDLILTYGFIGSNILFFLSITIVLTLLIIVLLTLFSSKYTTKPILITIFISSAFTAYFMDSYSVVIDSEMIRNSLQTSFKESLDLFSFRLLLYIVFLAIIPSYIVYKTRINYKSLKGELLSKLKTIILSLVIIFIIIFSFSKFYTSFFREHKPLRYNINPIYWIYSIGNYVNKTLDTAPSEIKDIGLDSKVVEEENEPKELIILVIGETVRADRFSLNGYSKETNPLLKQEDLVSFTNMTSCGTSTAHSVPCMFSIFPKDDYSYKKGASTKNVLDVLNNTQDVAILWRDNNSDSKGVALRVDYEDFQTPKTNSVCDEECRDEGMLVGLEDYVEKNKGRDILIVLHQMGNHGPAYYKRYPKEFEKFTPVCKTNQLENCTQEEISNAYDNAILYTDYFLSKTINFLKKYSKTHEAGLLYVSDHGESLGENGIYLHGMPYAIAPKEQTRVASLIWLDDGQMGHEYDRSKIKQNKDKEYSHDNLFDTLLGLFEVKTEVYKKELDILDEARKED
- a CDS encoding phosphatase PAP2 family protein, whose protein sequence is MKLEKKTKQIIFTAFLLLAVISMFQFTDFDIEFQSLFYNFETKSWILSKDNYLEDLIFYSGFKKLFIIFASIILIATILSFFKRIKILEKYKKGLLIVCLSTILVPSLASLKSVTNVPCPVDIIEFGGDSIDVKILESYPKDYIQEKKQRCWPAGHATIGFSLMALYFLFKKPRNQKIALAFGVTVGVLTGGYKILIGDHFLSHTLVTMILAWLVILIIHKLIIRENFEKSTKI
- a CDS encoding response regulator transcription factor, translated to MNKKILLVEDDLQMQSLIVDYLKDYGFIVTAFDNPKDVLEDFKTNNDYSIIILDLMLPFMDGFDLFNKLKEIKNIPIIISTARGDIGNKIHGFELGADDYLAKPYEPRELVLRIESILKRNSNKSFKVGDFTIDKDNRAVLIDDYAIDFTKIEFEIFIYLVENKNKISSREQILNASSLDFNTKNRTIDMHISNIRAKIGDDSKNPKYIKSVWGIGYKFVG
- a CDS encoding diheme cytochrome c, which encodes MKKIILLGLTSSLLFAGSMSVSIKPVDNTIYEKECGSCHFAYPAGLLPSNSWNKMMSNLSDHFGDDASVDEKTFQTLSSYLNENSAEKSMQYKRSRKIVENLNGVIPDSISKMPYMKKKHKDIKEHLITQKEVKGLFNCTACHQNAKKGIFSDDDVKIPNYGKWEKN
- a CDS encoding cytochrome b/b6 domain-containing protein, with the translated sequence MKKSYIWSLPTRVFHFLFALFILIAFLTDDDKLLNYHAIAGYSIFILLVFRVYWGYFGPKYSLFKDFPANKNEAKEFLKNIFDDKQKYIGHNPLASYVMIAMLIVTFIVIVTGILAYGIQDGKGIASFLNDSFFKKIKLFKEIHEFSANFLIFLIVAHLAGIAVDRLLHKKHETLNSIATGYKMTQEDESIKLSFLQKLFAIFIFIAFIAFLIFNIYKPNNALVASKFEPIDYKTQNISFVNECGSCHTLYPTKFIA
- a CDS encoding ArsS family sensor histidine kinase — encoded protein: MSIFKKLTFLFIISFVLMTVIGLWIDNINSKRVDNFAKEKYLKVIDDIFKNIENKNYIETLILKNSLEIVPVLDNNDLETIYSQNSTFGYISILKYKSSNIYILKIKYLDELYIFKAFEEESLSDKNILNILVFLDIFALLMMFLFIIKLLSPLKTITKDIKAFANGNLSTRIDIKSNDEIGTLANSFNKMASSLENSIKTREELLRDIGHELRTPIAKGKFAIEKIYNSSQKELLKKIFNDLERLTSELIELEKLNISKLNLTTFSAETLVLESLGKLYLEDESKIEIKIFEDFKINADLDYLSIALKNLIDNALKYATDFPIIIKVGKNQISILNSGQKLSKDLEYYLKPFTQELMQRDGFGLGLSIVKKILDKHNFKLIYNYENEFNIFTIHL
- a CDS encoding Spy/CpxP family protein refolding chaperone, with amino-acid sequence MKILKIFLILCSIFLFLNGEDDYKKYKHSYKNLDYLNLDDKQVKAIKNILLELKDEYKDFYEYKEDIEDDIEDLIEESNFNENLYIQKTMEIKRKATILEAKRIKKILEILNEEQRDEFADHFKEWIIE
- a CDS encoding DUF1924 domain-containing protein — its product is MKAFLIATLVATLSFSATVDDFLNSLKQEVLKIDLSFKGFDYKRGEEIFLSKHIGKKGELISCASCHGTNLYEANQNHFTGKTIDALSPKANPNRFTNKAEIEKWLKRNFNDVYNREGTALEKGDVITYIINK
- a CDS encoding diacylglycerol kinase — encoded protein: MRNQPKYNFFKNTSYALKGLIDLIKNETSFKIELIVTILLIPVIIFIDTNLTNKAILFITLMGMILAEAINSAIERVVDLVTLEHNPMAGRAKDVGSTIVFISISIFAITWLIILFDICK